Proteins encoded together in one Lathyrus oleraceus cultivar Zhongwan6 chromosome 5, CAAS_Psat_ZW6_1.0, whole genome shotgun sequence window:
- the LOC127085785 gene encoding putative disease resistance protein At3g14460, protein MDTIEFQREKLFTLSNSVKMLLAQIGSTELIDNFRKTKLDVSLLTKLKRRLTRIVVLLNDDADSNEWFDMVSYAVFELETLFDEINTEALRRKVEAEYKTLTLSPSQVLKNAIYSPFKRFKKLIKSKLLKLVERLELLSSGSGQKGKLGVWLENPESSEAVDNQSDIYGRDSDINKLKSFLLSEEDATDGASKIRMISIVGMGGIGKTTLAKLLYNDPQVKDKYGLRGWAVVSKDFVVFKVLEAILNSITSQTIRDDEVNREVIEFANTKRNDPGDLYANLILVFFKKIISNNLFLLVLDNVWDAESVNWTHLMDIFSVAETGSRIIITTRDERISPSMETFGSVHYLSPLKSEDCWFLLARNAFGACNDQQRSNLEEIGREIAKKCYGLPFLAVALGDFLRTKLSLDYWNYVLQSNIWELTDHDVQPFLQLSYNYLPTPLKRCFAYCSIFPKKSIIEKNMVVQLWIAEGLVESSTDPEKVGEEYFDVLVSRSLIHRRSIGDEEATFEMHDLIYDLATEVSSPYCINLDDHNLHHSVHNLSYNRGIYDSHDKFDKLYGLKSLRTFLALPLQEQLPLCLLSNKVVDDLLPTMKQLRVLSLSNYKSITEVPNSIGNLLYLQYLNLSHTKIERLPSETCKLYNLQFLLLAGCKRLTELPEDIGKLVNLRHLDVSDAALREMPVQIAKLENLHTLSDFVVSKHNDGLKVAELGKFPHLHGKLSISQLHNVNDPSEVDQANIKIKEQIDKLALEWDRGSTFPDSQIRSVILDHLQPSTNLKSLTIKGYGGINFPNWLGDSSYRNMVYLRISNCDDCLWLPPLGQLGNLKELIIEGMQSVGTIGIEFYGSGGSSFQPFPSLENLHFENMQEWEEWDLIGGTTTTFPNLKNLSLSKCPKLIVGNIAGKFPSLTELELRECPLLVLSMPLSDHVFRQLTFPLNSLEQLTIDGIPSSMFFPTDGLPKTLKFLIISNCENLEFLPLEYLSNYTLLEELKISYSCNSMTSFTLGALPVLKSLFIEGCKNLKSISIAEDASLKSLSFLRSIKIWDCTELKSFPPGGLATPNLVYFAVWKCEKLPSLPEAMHTLTNLQEMEVDNLPNLQSFVMDDLPSSLQELTVGSIGGIMWNTKPTWEHLTCLSVLRINDDIMVTTLMGAFLPSSLVTLCICGLSDTSFDGKWLQHLNSLQNLEIVNAPKLKTLPKKGLPSSLLVLSMTRCPLLEASLRRKRGREWRKVAHIPAIIIDDELIT, encoded by the coding sequence ATGGATACTATTGAATTTCAGAGAGAAAAACTCTTCACACTCTCAAATTCTGTGAAGATGTTGTTAGCACAAATTGGTTCTACTGAGCTCATCGATAACTTTCGGAAGACGAAGCTCGACGTTTCACTCTTGACAAAGCTCAAGAGAAGATTGACGAGGATCGTAGTTCTACTTAATGACGATGCTGATTCCAATGAATGGTTCGATATGGTGAGCTATGCTGTCTTTGAACTCGAAACTTTGTTTGACGAAATCAACACCGAGGCATTGCGGCGTAAAGTGGAAGCGGAGTATAAAACCCTAACTCTTTCTCCTTCTCAGGTTCTCAAAAATGCTATTTATTCTCCTTTCAAACGGTTTAAAAAACTGATTAAGTCTAAATTGTTGAAATTAGTTGAAAGATTGGAGTTATTGAGTTCAGGAAGTGGACAGAAAGGTAAATTAGGTGTTTGGCTTGAAAATCCTGAAAGTTCTGAAGCCGTTGATAACCAGTCTGATATTTATGGAAGAGATAGTGATATAAACAAACTTAAAAGTTTTTTGTTGTCAGAAGAAGATGCTACTGATGGTGCTAGTAAAATAAGAATGATTTCTATTGTAGGTATGGGAGGGATTGGTAAAACAACCCTTGCTAAACTACTTTACAATGATCCTCAAGTTAAGGACAAATATGGATTGAGAGGGTGGGCAGTTGTATCGAAAGATTTTGTTGTTTTCAAGGTTTTGGAAGCCATTCTTAATTCTATCACTTCGCAAACAATTAGGGATGATGAGGTGAATCGGGAGGTTATTGAATTTGCCAATACAAAAAGAAATGACCCGGGTGACCTTTACGCGAATCTTATATTAgtgtttttcaaaaaaattattagCAATAACTTATTTTTGCTTGTATTGGATAATGTGTGGGATGCGGAGTCTGTCAATTGGACGCATCTGATGGACATCTTTAGTGTTGCGGAAACGGGAAGCAGGATCATCATCACAACACGGGATGAGAGAATTTCACCATCCATGGAAACCTTTGGTTCTGTCCATTACTTGAGCCCTCTGAAAAGTGAAGATTGCTGGTTTTTACTTGCTAGAAATGCGTTTGGAGCATGTAATGACCAACAACGGTCCAATCTAGAAGAAATCGGCAGAGAAATTGCAAAAAAGTGTTACGGTTTACCATTTCTTGCAGTGGCGCTTGGGGATTTTCTTCGCACCAAATTGTCCCTAGATTACTGGAATTATGTGCTACAAAGTAACATTTGGGAATTGACAGATCATGACGTGCAACCTTTTCTACAATTGAGCTACAATTATCTTCCGACTCCTTTAAAACGATGCTTTGCTTATTGTTCGATTTTTCCAAAGAAGTCCATCATAGAAAAAAATATGGTAGTTCAGTTGTGGATTGCAGAAGGCTTAGTAGAATCATCTACAGATCCGGAAAAAGTTGGAGAAGAATACTTTGATGTACTAGTGTCAAGATCATTGATACATCGACGATCTATTGGTGATGAGGAAGCAACCTTTGAAATGCACGATCTCATCTATGATTTGGCTACTGAGGTTTCATCTCCATATTGTATAAATTTGGATGACCATAACCTACATCATTCGGTGCATAACTTATCCTACAACAGAGGGATATATGACTCACATGATAAATTTGATAAGTTGTATGGATTAAAAAGTCTACGCACCTTTCTAGCATTACCATTACAAGAACAATTGCCTCTTTGTTTGCTATCAAACAAGGTAGTAGATGACTTGCTGCCAACAATGAAACAGTTACGCGTCTTGTCTTTGTCAAACTACAAGAGTATCACTGAGGTTCCCAACTCTATTGGAAATTTATTATACCTACAGTACTTAAATCTTTCTCACACTAAGATTGAAAGATTGCCTTCTGAGACATGCAAGCTTTACAATCTGCAATTCTTGTTGTTGGCAGGCTGTAAAAGGTTAACTGAATTGCCAGAAGACATAGGAAAATTGGTTAATCTGCGGCACCTTGACGTTAGTGACGCTGCTTTGCGGGAGATGCCCGTACAAATAGCCAAACTAGAAAATCTACACACTTTGTCCGACTTTGTTGTCAGCAAACATAATGATGGATTGAAGGTTGCAGAGTTGGGGAAATTTCCCCACCTACATGGAAAACTTTCCATCTCGCAACTACACAATGTTAATGACCCCTCTGAAGTAGATCAAGCCAATATAAAGATAAAAGAACAAATAGACAAATTAGCTTTGGAATGGGACCGTGGTAGTACTTTTCCAGATTCCCAAATTAGAAGTGTTATACTTGATCATTTGCAACCCTCAACAAATTTGAAAAGTCTCACCATCAAAGGCTATGGTGGAATCAACTTTCCAAATTGGTTGGGTGATTCTTCATATAGAAACATGGTGTATTTAAGAATCTCGAATTGTGATGATTGTTTATGGCTTCCACCCCTTGGACAACTGGGTAATTTGAAAGAACTCATTATTGAAGGGATGCAATCAGTAGGGACAATTGGTATTGAGTTCTATGGAAGTGGTGGTTCTTCATTTCAACCATTTCCCTCTTTGGAGAATCTACACTTTGAGAATATGCAAGAGTGGGAGGAATGGGACTTGATTGGAGGTACGACTACAACGTTTCCTAATCTAAAAAATTTATCGCTTAGTAAGTGCCCGAAACTGATAGTAGGAAACATAGCTGGCAAGTTTCCTTCCTTAACTGAACTTGAGTTAAGAGAATGTCCTTTACTGGTGCTATCAATGCCATTATCTGATCATGTATTCAGACAACTGACGTTCCCTTTGAATTCTCTTGAACAGCTGACCATAGACGGCATTCCATCTTCAATGTTTTTTCCAACAGACGGTCTGCCAAAAACCTTGAAATTTCTCATAATCAGTAATTGTGAAAATCTAGAGTTCCTTCCTCTTGAATACTTGTCCAATTACACATTGCTTGAGGAACTGAAAATATCGTATAGTTGCAATTCAATGACATCATTTACCTTGGGTGCTCTCCCTGTTCTCAAGAGTCTGTTTATTGAGGGTTGTAAAAATCTAAAATCAATATCAATTGCAGAAGATGCGTCACTAAAGAGTCTCTCATTTCTTAGAAGCATCAAAATATGGGATTGTACTGAATTGAAGTCATTTCCCCCAGGTGGATTGGCCACTCCAAACCTTGTTTATTTTGCAGTGTGGAAGTGTGAGAAGCTTCCTTCACTACCAGAAGCAATGCACACTCTAACCAACCTTCAAGAAATGGAAGTTGATAATCTACCAAATCTTCAATCTTTTGTCATGGATGATTTACCTAGCAGTTTGCAGGAACTGACTGTTGGCTCTATTGGAGGGATTATGTGGAATACTAAGCCAACTTGGGAGCATCTCACTTGTCTTTCAGTGTTGCGAATTAACGACGATATCATGGTGACCACGCTGATGGGGGCATTTCTACCTTCATCTCTTGTGACACTATGCATCTGTGGTCTTAGTGATACAAGCTTTGACGGGAAGTGGCTTCAACATCTCAATTCTCTCCAAAATCTTGAGATTGTTAATGCTCCCAAACTTAAGACTTTGCCAAAAAAAGGATTGCCTTCATCTCTTTTAGTACTAAGTATGACTCGTTGTCCATTATTGGAAGCAAGTTTGCGGAGGAAGCGAGGGAGGGAGTGGCGTAAGGTTGCTCACATTCCTGCCATAATTATCGATGACGAATTGATCACATAA